Proteins from a genomic interval of Crassostrea angulata isolate pt1a10 chromosome 7, ASM2561291v2, whole genome shotgun sequence:
- the LOC128192171 gene encoding uncharacterized protein LOC128192171 — translation MSQKPVTPQYVEETMPPPSYEEVMGHQALSSVKANVPQEQLPPLAYIDIMPRCLNPGNMKNKIPPEYDRFSTLIGAANYWLRANPSYGVWKCETVERKVETNGGIVMDKMIFHESTYGFNVLVRGLRLWLHVKDPSTPSQQLGLLNKVPHTTDIDLTPQLSHPFAVFLFRHPLFIQTYGYSMTTYEGLEKTLESLNEDLKRNPLQGSILNVESATLKVSEGREKAVIDPDNTVCHENGGKMKRYTQIMRVFYVIGEPANETIGMKDFVPSITRPPDLATHAQFQTFDDVMMRFCKWLPHQTGIKMVNIQTYDIRYTETMGHLEILSDQTDDIDDGMSDRLFLKTLRVFYVTKPSVKPPPQVSFVTSKLFLPIRTGERSFESMSQTMFRIEAWLKVTGIPVYNVETVRFLYREPLKLGVDDKRTNYTSFSGIGKYYVTAIRVYFLYPFQEPHPSYLPPALPWDPSQKTSSTCAIQ, via the exons ATGTCCCAAAAACCGGTGACCCCCCAGTATGTGGAGGAGACCATGCCTCCCCCGTCCTATGAAGAAGTGATGGGGCACCAAGCCCTCTCCTCTGTCAAGGCCAATGTGCCTCAGGAACAGCTGCCTCCGCTGGCCTACATAGACATCATGCCTCGGTGCCTTAACCCTGGAAACATGAAAAACAAGATACCCCCTGAATACGACAGATTCAG CACCTTGATAGGAGCAGCGAACTACTGGCTCCGGGCTAACCCCAGCTACGGCGTGTGGAAATGTGAGACAGTGGAACGGAAGGTGGAGACCAATGGTGGGATAGTGATGGACAAGATGATCTTCCACGAGTCCACGTACGGCTTCAACGTCCTTGTCCGGGGATTAAG GTTATGGCTGCATGTTAAAGACCCATCGACACCGTCTCAACAACTTGGCCTACTGAACAAGGTGCCCCACACCACCGACATCGACCTCACCCCTCAGCTGTCACATCCTTTTGCCGTGTTTCTTTTCCGACATCCACTCTTTATACAGACATATGGCTACTCGATGACAACTTACGAAGGATTAGAGAAAACCTTAGAGAGTTTGAACGAAGATTTAAAGAGAAATCCACTACAAG GttccattttgaatgttgaaagtGCCACACTCAAAGTATCAGAAGGGCGAGAAAAAGCCGTCATTGATCCTGACAATACGGTGTGTCACGAAAATGGCGGCAAGATGAAACGATACACCCAGATCATGCGGGTTTTCTACGTCATTGGCGAACCTGCTAATGAGACGATAG GAATGAAAGACTTTGTCCCTAGTATTACCAGACCACCAGATCTGGCGacccatgcgcagtttcaaacgtttgatgacgtcatgatgaGATTCTGTAAATGGTTACCACACCAAACT GGCATTAAAATggtaaacattcagacatacGATATCCGATACACGGAGACAATGG GTCACCTCGAGATTCTCTCCGATCAGACGGACGACATTGATGACGGGATGTCGGACCGCTTGTTCTTAAAGACTCTCCGTGTGTTCTATGTGACCAAACCCAGCGTCAAACCCCCTCCCCAGGTCAGCTTTGTCACGTCCAAACTGTTCCTCCCTATAAGGACAGGGGAGAGGTCCTTTGAATCGATGTCCCAGACGATGTTCCGTATTGAAGCTTGGTTGAAAGTTACAG GTATCCCGGTGTACAATGTGGAAACGGTGAGGTTTCTCTATAGAGAACCCCTGAAGCTGGGAGTAGACGATAAAAGAACAAACTATACTAGCTTCAGTGGCATAGGAAAGTATTATGTCACCGCAATCAG GGTATATTTCCTCTATCCGTTCCAAGAGCCTCATCCAAGTTATCTACCCCCGGCCCTGCCGTGGGACCCCTCTCAAAAGACCTCATCCACTTGTGCAATTCAGTGA